In Podospora pseudocomata strain CBS 415.72m chromosome 4, whole genome shotgun sequence, the genomic stretch CGTCAACGCTTCCATCGTTGGTGTGCCCCCTCTTCTCATGGGTCTCGGCCCCTGGAAGGCCATCCCCAAGGTGTTCGAGCTCACTGGCATCACCAAGGAGGACGTTGACATCTTTGAGATCAACGAAGCTTTCGCCTCTCAGTGCCTCTTCTGCGCCAACGAGCTTGGCATCCCTGCTGAGAAGATCAACCCCAAGGGTGGTGCCATTGCTTTCGGCCACCCTCTCGGCTGCACCGGTGCCAGACAGGTGTCCACCCTCCTCTACGAGCTCAAGAGGACAAACCAGAAGATTGGTGTCACTTCCATGTGCATTGGTACTGGTATGGGTATGGCTGCTGTCTGGGTTGCCGAGtaagtggaagaaggaaaggatTGAACAAAAATCATCATTCATTTTTGGTTTGGCAAGCGAAATCATTTTGGGCATTTTTCATGAtatttttttcctttttgtaTTACTCGATTAATGAGAGGAGGCCGTCGTGTCGTCACGTTCGTCTGGCTGTGTAACTCTAGAGGACAATTTCAAAGGAACAGGGAGCAGAGTTGGTTATACCTTAGGTAGCTACAGTATGGGAGGGGCAAGAGTTCAACTGTGTGCTTGGACAAATACACACAGTTACAAGGCATTATCTTTTGGAGCGTTGTTTTATCTGCATGTGAATTTATCAGGAGCAAGTTCATTGGCCTCGAGAAGTCGAGAAGTAACTGACAGAATGGTGGATAATTACTGTGTGGGGTAGGAGACGTAGTGGGGATGGCTTGAAAGCTGGCCAATCAGAAACCTTGTATTGTTCTGGGGTGCCGTCACCGCTCTGGGGGATGTGAGTCCTCTTTCTCAATTGGAATTACTAGAAGGCCAGCCCAGTCGCTTCCGGACCTTTTCATGGAGTTCAACATCTCCATTTATCTAGTATTTTTCAACCTCGACATTTCTGCAGCGTTCACGAAGAACCCATCAAAATCCTCGGCATCGATTTCTATCCCGGTACCCTCTGGTTCTCAAAGCTTCCCGGTCCTGCGGTTCACGGTGCAAGGTCTAGGATTCTCGGCGTTCGATTGGTTACACGCCCCGATATTCACGATTCGATATTCGAGACAAATCCGATTGCGGTTTTTGCGAGCCCTGCAAGTTTCGAAACCCCGCATACTCCCCCGTTACTCGTACTCCGGTGCTCTATGACGAATTGaaggttggagggggggaaataTACATTGGCACTACGCCGTTACCGGCTTTGTTGACCACAGACAGGCTTTAGAGCCAGCAAGGCTGTGAACGGCCTAGGGAAGAAGGTGTTGTTCACAGTGCGTCTTTTCAGAGCCGGACAGGTTTCTTTGAAGTGCCCCGCGGCAGGTGGTGCAGGAAACTGTCTCGGAaggacaaaaaaaaaagggggacGTTAGGTCGAAATAGGGCACAGCAAAAGGGCCTGTCATGGCAAGAGAGAATAATGAGGCGCCGGGTGCCGGCCAATCAAAACGGCCATCCATGATTCATTTCGACAGCAGCGATCAAACACAGCAACACACCGCGGTGCAACCGCATCACCGTGTCAAGAGCCAAAAGCACattgtgggtggtggctcACGGCTGCATGCGCGAGTGCCGTCTTCCAAGGGTCTTCACAAGCACCACGGTGGTGCAACAGCCTCGACGACCAAACtgaacaaccaccaccgacaacacGGCAGCGGCTCGATTTCACCAGATAAAGACGGGGAGGGACTGACTTTGGTGTCGAAAcgtcaccaccatcgtcgAGCAACCTCGGAGCTGAAGCTCACCGGGGATGCTACCACGTCATCCAATCACATACAAAAGAACGTGTCGCAGACGAACCTGAAGCGCAATCGGTCCCAGGCGGAtgtggggaagaagagcaagtCTACGACGAGTCTGCATCGACATACCGTCTCGAATCCAAACGTGAACAAACTCAAATCTTCGCGGGGGGGTTCCAAGGTTCATTTTAATCTGGGAGACGACGAGCAGGAAGACGATAGTCAGGACGACGGGGAATGGGTTGATGCTAGCACTTCTGCTTCACCGTTGCTTTCGAGACGAGGTTCTACTATTGGTGGGAACGGACAGCCGACGAATCAgaaccaccctcctcctcccccgacgaACGAAATACAGAATAAGCAACTACCTACGGTTGTAGCGTCGCCTCCGTCTCCCACGTCGCATAGAGATATTCCGAGTAAACAACAGGCGCCGCCCGAGAGTGGGAGTGGACTGCATAGTGCGGACAGTAGTTTTACCCGGAACGCTACGCTGGCTAATACGATTACTTCACGGATTTTGTCCAGGGCTCCTTCTCAGGGTGCTGCGCCAAAGATGTCGACCGAGATTGCTGTTGCGCCTAggccgccggcgccgagaCTGCCGTCTGCTCCGCCTACACGGCCGGGTTCGTCACAGACGATGTCGCCCGGGGAGGCGAGTCTGATGCAGTtggcgggaggggtgggaCCCAGACCTGGGAGCAGCGGGAGGGCGGAGCTGCTCACGTCGAGGTTTGTGGGTGGGAGCAGCCAGGAGCCCGGCTCGGGCATAGCAGCCGACTCTTTTatcgttgctgctgctgcgaacAAGGGGGGTGTTTCTCGAGCTGTGCTGGGCGGCAAGGCGGACGCTGGTCTCCCGCGTCGGCCGCGGTCGATGGGGAGTCTGTCGCATGCGCATGAGCAGCTTAATGGGGGGAGATatgatcaacagcaacatactgacgacgaggaaggggtTCAACACCAGTCTAACGGGGCGAGGACAAGGCGCAACGGAAACGGCTATGTAGTGCCGCGGGATATGAACCGGACGCAGCAGAAGCTGAATCTGCAACGGGCCAGTTCGGGATTGGAGCCGACTGCTTCGGGGCAGGCGATGGTgcctgttggtggtggaggtgcacCAAGCCTTCTCATGGGAGCtgtcgggggtggtgggggctgTTTCGAATTATGGGACGGCGAACCCGAAGCATGGGAAGATTttggagaagacggggatgCAGTATTTGAGTGTCAGACGGCATCAGAACCCGATCGCGAGGTCGGTGGCGAGGATTTGGCAGCTGCCTGGGATGGAGATCAAGGCGCAGAGGATCCCGCCGCCTAGTCGGGCTGCGAGCACTAGAAGAGGAgatttggggaggttggctgTTGAAGGAGGGGGCACTAGGCCACCGAGTAGAGCGGCCAGCgggttgagggttggggagagcGCGGCGAGCAGTTTGGGGactgatgatgggttgggtggtggtgacggaggtggtggtggaaaggggagaCTGAGCGGTGCCAGTCTGGTGGATGGCGGGAACGATGCCGCGACGAGAGCGCAGCTGGAGATGATGTGGAATCAGAGCATGGATTTGAGCGCGAGCCAGGAATAGAGAGCCGTGGCTGAGCGGGAGGAGACATTGGTTGCACCACGGGGGTCATCATCTCAACAGCCAAGGGGGTCGGGGTTGTCGGTTTGCAACTTGGAgactgtcgaggaggagggggggtctCTAATGCGGAGCCCCCGAAGGATTTGCTGGTTGAGAGGCCTTTGTCGGGTGTTTAGAGATATCTCCCACAAGCCCCTTGAGGGATGTTATGGGGGATGGgtgtggggtggtgggatagTTTTtaggttgatggggaggatagCGAGTGATTCTTTTGAGTTTatttggggggtgttgttttggtgttttgttgaCAGCGAACATGGAATTGGGGAATGAAATATGATTTTtattatttttatttttttatttttttgccTTAAGAATTCTTGGTGTGGGATTAACGACACTGGGTGATGGGCAGGTCAGGCTGTATATATAGATAGATGGCTAAAGGGGGAAAGGAGCGAAACTTGATTATGACCACCACTTTGAGCAGtgtctcttttttcttttcgtgATGTTCTTTTTGGTATGTCCCAAGCTTCAAGTGATCACTCGAGTTGATGGGGACCTTGATGTGTGACGGGCTTCATGTTTTTCTGCCCACCTCGCAAAGTCATTATACATACCATTCATCACACTTCATCACAGCACACcacaagagagagaaaacCATAGTATATTCGTATTTActctcctccagcccatTACCCTCCTTAACTTcccctccgcctcttccccccaaaaaaaaacatcactCGCTTTGCCTCTCAAACTCACAACACCCAACTTCCACTGTCTCCTCAAaagccccctccctccccctcccagcaaAAATGAAATGAAAGCCCAAACAGAGAAGACTGATAATATATACTTTGTTTCCTTgtgacaagaaaaaaaaccgcTTGCTTTGATCATCAACGTCATTACCAAAATGCCCACAACAGTCACAGGTTAATAAAACAACAGTAAGTCCGCTAATTCCTGTACGTCCCCCCCTCCATACCCCGAACCCCAACTCCTAACCCCTCTCTCAATACTGATCATCCCTCCAAGGCCATGATTTCTAATCAATCTTGGCCTGcgccaaactcctcgccgTGGGGTTGTTAATATTGTTCACCTGGTGCTGGCTCGCCCCGGCGGCAATCTTCTTGTACTTGCTCTGCTTCCTaagcttcttcctcgccaccatGACCGGAACCGAACTCTTAGTTACCAAATAGTTCGAAAAGGAGCCAAGTATCACTCTGTTTTTCCCATATTAGCAACATTCTTCTTTTCATCAggcgagaacaacaacaaaaaaaacaaaaaaaaacaaaaaaagggaaaaaactTGCCCCTTGAGAgcactcctccccctgctcCCCAAAATCACCAACGTCGGGTTCACTAAATCAATCACCTCCGTGATCAAATGCTTTGGGTTCTTGCAGTGCAGAACCTCCACAATCACCCTGACCTGCAACCGCGTCTTCCTCAGCAGCTTCATCGCTCTGTCCCCGATATCCTTCACCGCCCTatacctctcctcctccgctttGCTCCTCTCCATGCTCGACGGCGCAGGGCTCAAACTAGCCTCGCTCGCCTGGTGACCCAGCGAAGAGATCCTAAGAGGCAGTGCAGTCCCCCCCGGTGTAGCAGGCTGCCTGGTATTGTTCGTCACGGCCGTGATGGCAGCCGCTTGCTCCTTCATCGCCTTGGACTCATCCGGCACCACCGAGTTCGGATTCGCCTCAATCCCAGCATCCTCGTCCACGCAGTAAATGGCAAGCAGCGTGTCGCCATCCCTGAGCACAGTCCCAATAGCCCACTCGAGCGCATGGGTAGACTCGTCACTCATATCCGTAGCAACCAAATACTTCCTCGCAGGTCGgtgttcctcctcggcgtcctTGACAAGCTTAGCATAGTCGCCTCTGGTAATAATCTGGATCGTCCTGTGGGACTCGGGCGTTTCCATCACCTGCGTCATGGCAAAGGACATCTTTTGCGCCCTCTTGATGTCCGAGATGTCCTCTTCCGTGTCGGTATACATTGGTGTGTGCGTCCCGCTAGGCGGCGTGTCGAAGCTGGTCGCTGGGTGAATGACGttcttgctgctgtgttTGACCCGTTCCTTCTCGCCGGATGGATTCGTAACAGTAATTGAAGGTTCGTCCAGCAAAGACCTGTATTTGTGAGCCGGCTGGGAAGAGGCAACATGGATCCCTATGGTATACCGAATTCAAGTTAGTCAACGGAATCCCAGTATCCAGTCAAACTGACAGGTGGGTATCAGCAAACGACCTacgttcctcctccgcagccGCAAGCAAGCTCCGCACCTGCCTCTTAGCCTCCGGTGATTCCGAGCTGCCCTGCGGCTTCTTATCAAAGCTTCGAGCGGCCTTCCTACCCCGCTCGTCTTCCTCCGAAGAGTTTCCTCCGCTATCGTCACTGCTTTCCTCGACAAACTCCCCATCAGGTCCCAGATAGTCCTTGGCGAGTCTGCCGTTACTGGACCCATCATCCGacttcttccttctcccgaGCTCACCCAGCGAGCCCCCGGACCTAGCCAAGGCGGCATCTGATAAGCGGCGGTACGCATTGTTGTAGTCGACAGTCTGGTTATCCCCAAGCATGGCGCGCCCGGCCGGGCTGAGATTTCGCCCGAGCAAGGCAGGCGAGTGAGAGCGCACCCCTAGTCTGTTGGTGGGAGACTTGGATTTGTTCCCGGCTTTTCGGCTGCTATACGCCGGTCCAGCAATCGAGTGACGGCCACGATCGCCAGGGAGAACAAGCCCCGACACATCGTTGCCTCTCATAACTTCTGCCATGGCGCTGGAGCGCTTCCCGCCCATCGTCACTCTTTTCGGCATGGCGGCGCCTGCATGGTTTGTGATGATTCCTCCAAATTGGTAGTCGAGTGTTGGGTCGTGCCGAGGGTTGGCCCGGGGGCCAAAGTCGGCGGGTCTCATGGCGGCATCGGACATGCTCCGTGGGTGCCCAGACGGGGCTGGGGCAAGAAGGCTTCGAGAGCCGGTGTGTTCGATTGGCGAAGAGGGTGTGCTAAGGACATGCTTCTGGCTTGGTGGGGAGTCCACATCCAACATGCTTCGTACTGgcgcgggaggaggggtgtcGACATCGAGCATGCTTCTAACAGGCGCTATAGGAGAGGATGTCTTAGTATGATAACTCGACGTGGAGCGGgtagagggaggggaaggaggataGAGGAggccaggagaaggagcgtCGTCACCAATGTCTAACATGGACCGCACTGGGGATCGCGGCGTGAAGGGAGATGGCGACCGGCCTCCTATGCTGCTTGGGGCTCTGCTTGATCGTGATGCTTGGGGCCCCTCGAGCAGCGCAAGCACTTCCCTCCGCTCTTCGTCGAGCATCGCCTCCATCGACATTGGTTGGTGCCTAGCCATAGTGAGTGACAGTTGCTGGTGGTTTCTTGTTCTGGTGTACTGTTTGTTCGAAGTGTGGTCTGTAAGGTATATATACAACGAGTGGGTGGCAGCAGTTTCAAATCAAGGGGTCACGGCTTTCTTCGAGATCAGATTGAAAAGAATGCAGAGTTGTGTGTGTATTCGTAGTGTGTAGCGTTGTCAAACAGGCAGGCAACAAAATagtgaaaaagaaaaaaaagttggtCGAGTCGGTCGGTGTCAACgggagaagggcaagaaatCCGACACGATATTTGGTCTTTGTCAAACGGTAAAACCAAGATCAGATGGCGGGGCGTCGTCCCGCTGAAGACGCTGCCAAGACGCCCCCGAAGAGGAGTTACGACTCGGCCCAGAGCGCCAAGACCCAAGCTACCTCACCAGCTGCAGAATGTCTGCGGATATAGCTTGCGGCCATTGTCCCAAAGAGGTGCAGTTTATGAAATCCTTGCTTGTTCAAGTGATAACCGtcgttttttctttctctcttttgcAGCTGTTCCTTATCACCCCACTGCCAGATCTACTATCAAGTGAATACATGCCTCGTGTCTGGGCGGTGAGAGCGCAGAGTCAGCGGGCTATAGCATCTCGTGCCCTGTGGCCTGATTGAATGACGATGTGCggggtgggaagggagagagagcTCTGGGAAGCTCTGACGAAGTGGCAGCGGAACCTTGTGGttttgccgccgccgaccaAAGTCCAAACTTGCTGTTCGCCGAGCGTGGGGTCCGGAGGCGCCGTCTTGGATCACCTCACGAGAGCTTCCCAAAGCCAATGAAACCCAAGACTCTGGGCTGTGTAACTGGAatcttgtttttcttcttcttcggctgGTATTGGCACGAGAGGACGACCCCGCGTTGAGTTGACACAGCCTTTCTTAACATCCTACGCCCAGTCTGATCGTTCACGGTAGTAAAGACCTCCCATCCCAGTGTAACAAAGACGTCAGACACTACAATTTTCCTTAGACAAATCCACCCGCATGATAACActgcctccctcccctccccccgcaaCAACCCCACGGATAGGAGCCGAGAGACTACGCGGCTGCTGCGCCATACCGCCGAGCATCTGAGTCGAGTCGTCAAGCGTTTAGAAAACGGCGCAAGGCTACTGGCCAAAGTCTATCGAAACTCAACCTGTCATCTCAGCCTTATACATACGATCCCCATCtgactttgactttgactttCACTTGCATATCTACCACCCTTAGTGTCTAGCCTAATCGATCGATCTTTCTGGAACAGTTTCTGACCCATCCTTTCAAAATGCGTATCCCATATGCTCGGGACCGGTCTTGTAATTTGCATGATACAAAATAATGTACACtctccttccaccacccaacctaCAAACCCATCCATATGTGACCCCTTTTATGCATGCAGAAgtctcccccatctcctccctccctttgCCTCACCCAAGAACCTACAAAAAGTTCTTAATCTGATTATTCATCAAATTAGCTCTCGTCGCCGTCCCCAGCTTGTGCACCTGCGCCCTCTTGTCCCAAAccccactcctcccctccacaaccgCAATAATCTCCTCGGCCACTCTCGTCGGaaacatcttcctccccgaccccttactcttcctcttctgcacCGCGTCCAAAATCCACACAAACGccgtccttctcctctgcctcGCCGCCAACGGTGCAGGAACTTCCAGATtcctaccaccacccgccaGACCCCTAAACCCCCTAATCTTCACCAGCGGTGCGACAGAATCAATCGCAACACGAAGGTAAGTCACCGGATCGAGGGGAAGAAAATTCGGGGCCGGTGCACCAGGAATCAACGGACGGGCAGGGTTcagttttggtgggggggaggtgcggaggtggttgaggatcATTGCCATGTCCTAGAACAGAAATATCagcatatatatatatatatatatagcAAACCGACGTGGGATGGAGAAACGAACTCTTTGAGCCTTGGACAACTTCCcatccttcatcaacaacctcgtgATCTGCCCCATCACATCATCATACCGATGATCCTTGTGCAGCTCgctcggcagcggcaggctGGGCAACCCGTACTtgtgcccctcctcctcggcgtcaaATGGTTTGAGTCCGTACgccaccagctccagccTGTTCAGAGCATAGAGGTTGTCTTCTttatgttgttgttggctgagACTgaccacttcctcctctgaTCTGGGGGGGGCTAGCTCGGAAGAGGGTGCTTGATCATcgttgttattgttgttgttctcgggggtgaggttgtCGGAATAAAACCGTCTCGCTACTGGGACCGTGACAAGCTTTGGTACCGCGGCGGCAATCTTTTGTGATAATAACGGCTGCTGGCtgacgggggtggtggtccgGAGAGAAAGGGCTCGGAAGGCCGAGGCGAGGTTCAGCCTTGGGGGCATCGTTGCTGTATGCGCGGTTTTGTgtgtggtggggtgggatggtCGTCGACGACGGAGCGggagggttgttgtcgtcgtcgtctcgTCAAATCGCAAACCCGGAAGCTTTCACCCACCCAATTCGC encodes the following:
- a CDS encoding hypothetical protein (EggNog:ENOG503P4D7; antiSMASH:Cluster_5; COG:K), with protein sequence MARENNEAPGAGQSKRPSMIHFDSSDQTQQHTAVQPHHRVKSQKHIVGGGSRLHARVPSSKGLHKHHGGATASTTKLNNHHRQHGSGSISPDKDGEGLTLVSKRHHHRRATSELKLTGDATTSSNHIQKNVSQTNLKRNRSQADVGKKSKSTTSLHRHTVSNPNVNKLKSSRGGSKVHFNLGDDEQEDDSQDDGEWVDASTSASPLLSRRGSTIGGNGQPTNQNHPPPPPTNEIQNKQLPTVVASPPSPTSHRDIPSKQQAPPESGSGLHSADSSFTRNATLANTITSRILSRAPSQGAAPKMSTEIAVAPRPPAPRLPSAPPTRPGSSQTMSPGEASLMQLAGGVGPRPGSSGRAELLTSRFVGGSSQEPGSGIAADSFIVAAAANKGGVSRAVLGGKADAGLPRRPRSMGSLSHAHEQLNGGRYDQQQHTDDEEGVQHQSNGARTRRNGNGYVVPRDMNRTQQKLNLQRASSGLEPTASGQAMVPVGGGGAPSLLMGAVGGGGGCFELWDGEPEAWEDFGEDGDAVFECQTASEPDREVGGEDLAAAWDGDQGAEDPAA
- a CDS encoding hypothetical protein (antiSMASH:Cluster_5; COG:T; EggNog:ENOG503NX2S); the encoded protein is MARHQPMSMEAMLDEERREVLALLEGPQASRSSRAPSSIGGRSPSPFTPRSPVRSMLDIAPVRSMLDVDTPPPAPVRSMLDVDSPPSQKHVLSTPSSPIEHTGSRSLLAPAPSGHPRSMSDAAMRPADFGPRANPRHDPTLDYQFGGIITNHAGAAMPKRVTMGGKRSSAMAEVMRGNDVSGLVLPGDRGRHSIAGPAYSSRKAGNKSKSPTNRLGVRSHSPALLGRNLSPAGRAMLGDNQTVDYNNAYRRLSDAALARSGGSLGELGRRKKSDDGSSNGRLAKDYLGPDGEFVEESSDDSGGNSSEEDERGRKAARSFDKKPQGSSESPEAKRQVRSLLAAAEEERIHVASSQPAHKYRSLLDEPSITVTNPSGEKERVKHSSKNVIHPATSFDTPPSGTHTPMYTDTEEDISDIKRAQKMSFAMTQVMETPESHRTIQIITRGDYAKLVKDAEEEHRPARKYLVATDMSDESTHALEWAIGTVLRDGDTLLAIYCVDEDAGIEANPNSVVPDESKAMKEQAAAITAVTNNTRQPATPGGTALPLRISSLGHQASEASLSPAPSSMERSKAEEERYRAVKDIGDRAMKLLRKTRLQVRVIVEVLHCKNPKHLITEVIDLVNPTVILGSFSNYLVTKSSVPVMVARKKLRKQSKYKKIAAGASQHQVNNINNPTARSLAQAKID
- a CDS encoding hypothetical protein (BUSCO:EOG09264R1U; COG:J; antiSMASH:Cluster_5; EggNog:ENOG503NXEV), which translates into the protein MPPRLNLASAFRALSLRTTTPVSQQPLLSQKIAAAVPKLVTVPVARRFYSDNLTPENNNNNNDDQAPSSELAPPRSEEEVVSLSQQQHKEDNLYALNRLELVAYGLKPFDAEEEGHKYGLPSLPLPSELHKDHRYDDVMGQITRLLMKDGKLSKAQRDMAMILNHLRTSPPPKLNPARPLIPGAPAPNFLPLDPVTYLRVAIDSVAPLVKIRGFRGLAGGGRNLEVPAPLAARQRRRTAFVWILDAVQKRKSKGSGRKMFPTRVAEEIIAVVEGRSGVWDKRAQVHKLGTATRANLMNNQIKNFL